A single genomic interval of Stieleria maiorica harbors:
- a CDS encoding RNA polymerase sigma factor, with translation MSPASPNPIELTPTDKSLVVMIRDGDEEAAEALYDRYARRVFGLVRSKLGSRLGAMTEPEDIVQSVFKSMFRGMQSGNYDAPPGTTLWNLLAVIAVRKLSNKASHYAAQRRDASRNVPLDAELDGVDDGMDLASAEFFQVCMQEALDLLRPLHRKILSLRIQGHSIDEIRDLTGRSRRTIERSLQKSRELLAESLLDEG, from the coding sequence GTGAGTCCAGCGTCCCCCAATCCAATCGAGCTCACTCCGACGGACAAGTCGCTGGTTGTCATGATCCGCGATGGCGACGAGGAGGCGGCCGAAGCTTTGTACGACCGATACGCGCGGCGCGTTTTCGGACTGGTGCGGTCTAAACTCGGCTCACGTTTGGGCGCGATGACCGAACCGGAGGACATCGTGCAATCGGTTTTCAAGAGCATGTTTCGTGGCATGCAATCGGGAAACTACGACGCCCCACCGGGGACAACGCTCTGGAATCTGTTGGCGGTGATTGCCGTTCGCAAGCTCAGCAACAAAGCCAGTCACTATGCGGCACAGCGGCGTGATGCCAGTCGCAATGTGCCGTTGGATGCGGAGCTTGACGGGGTCGACGATGGAATGGACTTGGCGTCGGCGGAGTTCTTTCAGGTTTGCATGCAGGAGGCGCTCGATTTGCTTCGGCCACTGCATCGCAAAATCCTGTCGTTGCGGATTCAGGGGCACAGCATCGACGAAATCCGCGACCTGACCGGTCGCAGTCGCCGCACGATTGAACGCAGTTTGCAGAAAAGCCGCGAACTGCTGGCCGAATCGTTGCTGGATGAAGGTTAG
- a CDS encoding protein kinase domain-containing protein — translation MINRGTLDRLEDAIDQFEETWSPESHAKIEEMLSAYGLSDDDEAIVELIRIDIELRYERGLSIELGEYLDRFTILHDRPKRVAEIAFEDYRSRSANGHPVSVMRWRGLPGVNRERWFQDLMRETSVHPRRSRKLRSDSDWVPDEAFEMALEEAGFHLVHEIGQGAFSRVYLANQYELADRFVVLKIVTETLAEPEYMALLQHTNIVPIYSFHRILSRSIICMPYAGRVTLHDFLQDKTDVSARGGQSLIRTVRDRIDETTKWTDEGSSVDSEGPHPPLAPAAEDQGLIRPLEAFRSLDCQHLAIWMFQRLAGALAHAHARGVLHNDLKPSNVLIRNDGEPALLDFNLSQTLGQENLRHAGGTLPYMSPETYRALMGQQTHSGTASDVYGLGVMLFEFVTGRLPYPTPASIAAIDLDAAIEARRGKPCWQDSDNVQPGLHSIIDRCLHFDAKRRYASADDLQIDLQREQQSLALVHAAEPTSWKLKKWSRRHPRAVSSGLVATLLLALLVPLTYITLDSLRDNRALRSQATFNTFSDESAEFLSTLMADPNRHKASNVRQGVEMLERFNALERNGIERLVGHGDYQQQQVARETLFRHLAHIAILETQNLAQLRFSDPDASADYQRLDRLIEAAKVVENGVPARARLFIEAERARLAGNDQRYRVLQKIASDTPAQTDSQLYLEAVRLLAGYDHERASELLAALADRNSVPPALRWTMLGRAQFAAGRVEDAKLSFTQSIERAPNSAKLRVLRGRCHFDLREAANAERDYRKAIELDPDSVGGWSQLGLLHHAKQEYSEALECFNRSLELAPDRIWTLLKRAKTYRELGETELADADFSAAMSVPCDDPNEFYYRAYARYKSDPEAALTDLRSAYKLDPDRPTLQREIAHVLATGLGQHEEAIKAYTKALEMQPNNEVARIDRALSLVRLGRTKEALEDTQIAMEDPNSGRTLYQAACVHALIGKDVNKRRAVTLLAKAVAHGYEPDDIGRDSDLEAIRDFEEFRIIERFLQTSRRDQRRRLRAANDEPQSPDLQTF, via the coding sequence ATGATCAATCGAGGCACACTGGATCGACTTGAAGACGCAATCGATCAATTCGAGGAAACGTGGTCGCCAGAATCGCACGCGAAGATCGAAGAGATGTTGTCGGCTTATGGACTGAGCGACGACGACGAAGCGATTGTCGAATTGATTCGCATCGATATCGAACTGCGCTATGAACGCGGGCTGTCCATCGAGCTCGGCGAGTACTTGGACCGGTTCACGATTCTGCACGACCGGCCTAAACGGGTGGCCGAGATCGCGTTTGAGGACTATCGATCGCGTTCGGCCAACGGTCATCCCGTTTCAGTGATGCGTTGGCGAGGGCTGCCGGGGGTCAACCGCGAACGCTGGTTCCAGGACTTGATGCGGGAGACGTCGGTTCATCCGCGACGTTCTCGCAAGCTCAGGTCAGATTCGGACTGGGTGCCCGATGAGGCGTTCGAAATGGCGTTGGAAGAAGCCGGGTTTCATTTGGTGCATGAGATCGGCCAGGGCGCCTTCAGCCGAGTGTACTTGGCCAATCAGTACGAGCTGGCCGATCGGTTTGTGGTGCTGAAGATCGTGACCGAGACGTTGGCCGAGCCGGAGTACATGGCATTGCTGCAGCATACCAACATCGTGCCGATCTATTCTTTTCATCGCATCTTGTCTCGATCGATCATCTGCATGCCCTATGCGGGCCGCGTGACGTTACACGATTTCTTGCAGGACAAGACCGACGTTTCGGCGCGCGGGGGACAGAGTCTGATTCGGACCGTTCGCGATCGAATCGACGAGACGACGAAATGGACCGACGAGGGATCGTCGGTTGATTCCGAGGGGCCGCATCCGCCGCTGGCCCCCGCGGCGGAGGACCAGGGTTTGATCCGGCCACTGGAGGCGTTTCGGTCGTTGGATTGCCAACACTTGGCGATCTGGATGTTTCAACGTCTGGCCGGGGCACTGGCGCATGCGCACGCCCGCGGTGTCTTGCACAACGATCTCAAACCCAGCAACGTGCTGATCCGCAACGATGGAGAACCGGCGCTGTTGGATTTCAACCTGTCCCAAACGCTGGGGCAAGAGAATCTGCGTCACGCCGGGGGAACGCTGCCGTACATGTCGCCGGAAACCTATCGTGCGCTGATGGGCCAACAGACCCACAGCGGTACCGCGTCGGACGTCTATGGGTTGGGGGTGATGCTATTCGAGTTTGTCACCGGTCGGTTGCCGTACCCGACACCCGCGTCGATCGCAGCAATCGATCTCGATGCCGCGATCGAAGCTCGGCGGGGGAAACCGTGCTGGCAGGACAGCGACAACGTTCAACCCGGGCTGCACTCGATCATCGATCGTTGCCTGCACTTTGATGCCAAGCGACGTTATGCCAGCGCGGACGATCTGCAAATCGATTTGCAACGCGAGCAACAAAGCTTGGCGCTCGTCCATGCCGCCGAACCGACGTCATGGAAGCTCAAAAAGTGGTCGCGTCGACACCCGCGTGCCGTCTCTTCGGGACTTGTCGCGACACTGTTGCTCGCACTGCTGGTGCCTCTGACGTACATCACGCTTGATTCACTCCGCGACAATCGCGCGTTGCGGTCTCAGGCGACCTTCAATACGTTTTCGGACGAATCGGCGGAGTTTCTGTCGACGTTGATGGCCGATCCGAATCGGCACAAGGCGTCCAACGTCCGCCAGGGCGTGGAGATGCTGGAGCGGTTCAACGCGCTGGAGCGGAACGGGATCGAGCGTTTGGTCGGGCATGGGGATTACCAACAGCAACAAGTCGCTCGCGAAACGCTGTTTCGCCATCTCGCTCATATTGCGATCCTGGAAACTCAGAATCTCGCACAACTGCGTTTTTCGGACCCCGACGCATCTGCCGACTACCAGCGACTCGATCGACTGATCGAAGCGGCCAAGGTGGTGGAAAATGGCGTCCCGGCTCGGGCGCGATTGTTCATCGAAGCCGAGCGAGCCCGTTTGGCGGGCAACGACCAGCGGTATCGGGTGTTGCAAAAAATCGCCTCGGACACCCCGGCACAAACCGATTCGCAGCTGTACCTGGAAGCGGTGCGATTGTTGGCCGGCTACGATCACGAGCGGGCATCGGAACTGCTCGCGGCATTGGCCGACCGAAACAGCGTCCCGCCCGCGTTGCGTTGGACGATGCTCGGTCGCGCACAATTCGCCGCCGGTCGCGTCGAAGATGCCAAGCTTTCTTTCACGCAATCGATCGAGCGGGCACCGAACTCGGCAAAACTGCGCGTGTTGAGGGGACGCTGTCACTTCGACCTCCGCGAAGCCGCCAATGCCGAACGCGACTATCGCAAGGCGATCGAATTGGATCCGGACAGCGTCGGCGGTTGGTCGCAGTTGGGACTATTGCACCACGCAAAACAGGAATACTCTGAAGCGTTGGAGTGCTTCAATCGTTCGCTGGAGCTGGCGCCCGATCGCATCTGGACCTTGCTGAAGCGGGCGAAAACGTATCGCGAGCTCGGCGAGACTGAATTGGCCGATGCAGATTTTTCGGCCGCGATGTCGGTCCCCTGTGACGACCCCAACGAGTTTTATTATCGCGCCTACGCGAGATACAAGTCTGATCCCGAAGCGGCGCTTACCGATCTGCGATCGGCTTACAAACTGGATCCCGACAGGCCGACCTTGCAGCGGGAAATCGCCCACGTCCTGGCGACCGGGTTGGGGCAACACGAAGAAGCGATCAAAGCCTACACCAAGGCGCTCGAAATGCAGCCCAATAACGAGGTTGCAAGGATCGACCGCGCCTTATCTCTGGTGAGACTCGGGCGCACGAAGGAGGCACTGGAGGACACTCAAATCGCGATGGAGGATCCCAATTCTGGAAGAACCCTCTACCAGGCCGCCTGCGTGCACGCCTTGATCGGAAAAGACGTCAACAAACGGCGGGCGGTCACCCTGCTCGCCAAAGCGGTCGCCCACGGGTACGAGCCCGACGATATCGGGCGTGACTCGGATCTCGAAGCGATTCGCGACTTCGAAGAATTTCGCATCATCGAACGCTTCCTACAGACATCGCGACGTGATCAGCGTCGACGGCTTCGGGCCGCCAATGACGAACCGCAGTCCCCCGACTTGCAAACTTTTTAA
- a CDS encoding matrixin family metalloprotease: MKRVIRGRTVPAASLQALEDRRMLAVFGDAWSDPRDLTISFPDDGVQIGNQQNDINALLDVIADRPQWQELALRAYQTWAINADINIGLRNDYNNAFGTPGMIVGDPRFGEFRIGAFPQEGVVANSIPFQAVAGTYSGDLLLNSNEQFTFHDWADDQGPDLATIAAGDRDLFSVLLHEAGNTLGVDDNLLHWSVMFRQYTVPKGALAAEDINAITALYGQRSDPYEQVDNGSLYTASTIPTPVGLDPQTQVIRSRGSLSSGGDVDHYKIEPIAGMDSVTVRVRASGVSLLQSRLEVINSYGHVVGQATAASVFENDNELTIHGLAYQGDLYLRVSAVDPSDIYAVGDYWVEVDYRSETARAADPVPGAYDAGPDSLFTNFDLNDPEFGTNDALADAIDLVPGATPQTERYEVQSSVSSASDVDYFKVTAPDAIEGRLVVHIAGVGAARPDVRLNVVDAGGQPVGTAAKLHPDGTFTVEVAQPQASQDYFVKVSVDPSSTVGVGNYVAVAEFESPQTQMNDLASGDLTSESDKFIRWAAGKTRLYRFDLNATSADADQAVRLTVYDAHTREIKMVAVAHAGITRGALAWLEQGEYILRFTAISIGDAPVTQVSFALAADGISDDQDDDWVDPADDPYYDPYDYYDGSYYDGDYNYGSDYYYYYYDYGY; encoded by the coding sequence ATGAAACGTGTCATTCGCGGTCGGACCGTCCCGGCCGCTTCCCTCCAAGCCCTCGAAGATCGACGCATGTTGGCGGTCTTCGGTGATGCTTGGTCCGACCCACGCGATTTGACGATCAGCTTTCCTGACGACGGCGTTCAAATCGGCAACCAACAGAATGACATCAACGCGTTGCTGGATGTCATCGCCGATCGGCCCCAATGGCAGGAACTCGCACTTCGCGCCTATCAGACATGGGCCATCAACGCGGACATCAATATCGGGTTGCGCAATGATTACAACAATGCGTTCGGAACGCCGGGGATGATCGTCGGCGACCCGAGGTTCGGGGAGTTTCGTATCGGTGCGTTTCCGCAAGAAGGGGTGGTAGCCAATTCGATTCCCTTCCAGGCCGTTGCCGGAACCTACTCCGGCGATCTGCTGCTCAATTCCAACGAACAGTTCACGTTCCATGATTGGGCCGACGATCAAGGCCCCGATCTGGCGACGATCGCCGCCGGTGACCGAGACCTGTTCAGCGTCCTGCTGCACGAAGCGGGCAATACATTGGGCGTGGACGACAACCTGCTGCACTGGTCGGTCATGTTTCGCCAATACACGGTACCCAAGGGAGCCTTAGCGGCCGAGGACATCAATGCGATCACCGCGCTCTACGGACAGCGCAGCGACCCCTACGAACAAGTCGACAACGGCAGCCTGTATACCGCCTCGACGATCCCGACGCCGGTCGGACTGGATCCGCAGACCCAGGTGATCCGTTCGCGGGGCAGCTTGTCCAGCGGCGGCGATGTCGATCACTACAAGATCGAACCGATCGCCGGCATGGACTCCGTGACCGTTCGCGTCCGGGCGTCGGGTGTCAGCTTGTTGCAATCTCGCTTGGAAGTGATCAATTCCTACGGCCACGTGGTCGGTCAAGCGACTGCCGCATCGGTCTTTGAAAACGACAACGAACTGACGATCCATGGTCTCGCCTACCAGGGGGACCTGTACCTGCGTGTCTCAGCGGTTGATCCCAGCGATATCTATGCCGTCGGGGACTACTGGGTTGAAGTCGACTATCGCAGCGAAACCGCGCGGGCCGCCGATCCGGTCCCGGGTGCGTATGATGCGGGGCCGGATTCATTGTTCACGAATTTCGATCTCAACGATCCCGAGTTCGGAACCAACGACGCATTGGCCGACGCGATTGATCTGGTTCCCGGCGCGACGCCACAGACAGAGCGCTATGAAGTGCAGTCATCGGTTTCGTCCGCGTCGGACGTCGATTACTTCAAGGTCACCGCCCCGGATGCGATTGAAGGGCGTTTGGTGGTGCACATCGCCGGCGTCGGTGCGGCTCGACCGGACGTGCGGTTGAATGTTGTTGACGCCGGCGGCCAACCGGTCGGGACGGCTGCAAAGCTTCATCCCGACGGGACGTTCACCGTCGAGGTCGCACAGCCCCAAGCGTCGCAGGACTATTTCGTCAAAGTCAGCGTCGACCCCAGTTCAACCGTCGGCGTCGGGAACTATGTGGCCGTCGCCGAATTCGAATCGCCGCAAACCCAGATGAACGATCTGGCAAGTGGAGACTTAACCAGCGAATCGGACAAGTTCATCCGTTGGGCGGCGGGGAAAACCCGGCTCTATCGATTTGATTTGAACGCCACCAGTGCGGACGCCGATCAGGCGGTGCGGTTGACCGTGTACGACGCCCACACGCGAGAAATCAAAATGGTCGCCGTCGCGCACGCCGGCATCACCCGCGGCGCGCTGGCGTGGTTGGAGCAAGGGGAATACATCCTGCGGTTCACCGCCATCTCGATCGGGGACGCGCCCGTCACCCAAGTCAGCTTTGCACTCGCCGCGGACGGGATCTCCGATGACCAAGACGACGATTGGGTCGACCCGGCAGACGATCCCTATTACGACCCCTACGACTACTACGACGGATCGTACTACGACGGTGACTACAACTACGGATCGGACTATTACTACTACTATTACGATTACGGGTATTGA
- a CDS encoding tetratricopeptide repeat-containing sulfotransferase family protein, whose protein sequence is MTDLLESICRRAGRSVRQSRESIIRQSRQRLSRDTFDMQSLHVVAASSLVHKQPEKALDLLAKAGDRLARDPMGNRLAGYAWLVHKDIGRAKQSFDQAVRLDPNQPDCWKWLGHLAEHDDRYEQAAEYYQRGILFDDGGHESAIALSRLHARHRQLKDAIHTLRVCLIRDRRSAKLNFALARLLDRRSIMLGRKRMHLAQHRLRREALECYRIVNAVAPTAQSWLMQGRLEQQLFEHTAARTSFQKAVDFDPASAKALSHLASANVDFGEIETALGQFEQSIRLDPQRGEAHFRYARAKRFKSGADTRNYLAQLEQQLSADDQPRQKAIYLNFAIAKVHDDIGNHDRAWEHYDRANRLKVSRAESAAQRRQTPTTTERTSSAPTPSGPVEDGPWFEAFTRHSLQSYSPEYFQSIQGTGHLSRTPIFIVGMPRSGTTLTEQILSSHPAIAGAGELNYINQIRQEISRLRSPVPDRQAGWSRPPELLQAMNAGDVMHYADRYLDQLERFRSGAQHVTDKMPTNFMHLGLIATLFPGATVIHCRRNPMDVFVSCYCQNLNAPFCDLDQLVVYHRNYRRMMAHWERVLPIKIHTSDYESLVAQPETQARQMIRHCGLPWDDACLQFHSNDRAVHTPSKWQVRQPMYRSSVEKWRRFEKHLAPIAEQVFAEIDSETATTMQGAT, encoded by the coding sequence TTGACCGATTTGTTGGAATCGATCTGTCGCCGCGCCGGACGGTCGGTTCGGCAGTCCAGGGAGTCGATCATCCGGCAGTCACGGCAACGGTTGTCCCGCGATACGTTTGACATGCAATCGCTGCACGTCGTCGCGGCGTCATCCTTGGTGCACAAGCAGCCCGAAAAGGCGTTGGATCTGTTGGCGAAAGCCGGCGACAGATTGGCGCGCGATCCGATGGGCAATCGGCTTGCCGGGTATGCCTGGCTGGTTCATAAAGATATCGGCCGGGCGAAACAATCGTTCGATCAGGCCGTCCGATTGGATCCCAACCAACCGGACTGTTGGAAATGGTTGGGCCATCTCGCCGAGCACGACGACCGATACGAGCAAGCCGCCGAGTACTATCAGCGCGGCATCCTGTTTGACGATGGCGGCCACGAATCGGCGATCGCCCTTTCACGGTTGCATGCCCGGCATCGGCAACTCAAAGACGCGATTCATACCTTGCGTGTTTGTCTGATTCGCGATCGTCGTTCGGCGAAGCTGAATTTTGCTCTCGCCCGCCTTTTGGATCGACGCTCGATCATGTTGGGCCGCAAGCGGATGCACCTTGCCCAGCACCGGTTGCGACGCGAGGCGTTGGAGTGCTATCGAATCGTCAATGCGGTCGCACCGACCGCCCAAAGCTGGTTGATGCAAGGCCGCCTTGAACAGCAATTGTTCGAGCACACGGCCGCCCGAACGTCCTTTCAAAAAGCCGTGGATTTCGATCCGGCGTCGGCCAAGGCGCTCAGTCATTTAGCCAGTGCCAACGTGGACTTCGGCGAGATCGAAACCGCATTGGGGCAGTTCGAGCAATCGATCCGGCTGGATCCGCAGCGAGGCGAAGCTCATTTCCGATACGCGCGGGCCAAGCGTTTCAAATCCGGCGCTGACACGCGGAACTATCTGGCCCAATTGGAACAACAGTTGTCCGCGGACGATCAACCGCGCCAGAAAGCGATCTATCTGAATTTTGCGATCGCCAAGGTGCACGATGACATCGGCAACCATGACCGGGCGTGGGAGCACTACGATCGGGCGAATCGGCTGAAAGTGTCTCGTGCCGAGTCGGCAGCCCAACGCCGGCAAACGCCCACGACGACCGAACGGACCTCGTCCGCCCCCACGCCGTCGGGGCCGGTCGAAGATGGCCCATGGTTTGAAGCATTCACGCGTCATTCCCTGCAGTCCTATTCCCCCGAGTATTTTCAGTCGATACAGGGGACAGGGCATCTCAGCCGCACACCGATCTTCATCGTCGGCATGCCGCGTTCGGGAACCACGCTGACCGAACAGATTCTCAGCAGCCATCCGGCGATCGCCGGCGCGGGCGAGCTGAACTACATCAATCAAATCCGCCAGGAAATCTCGCGGCTGCGTTCGCCCGTTCCAGACCGCCAGGCCGGATGGAGTCGGCCTCCGGAGCTATTGCAGGCGATGAATGCGGGCGACGTGATGCACTATGCCGATCGCTACTTGGACCAACTGGAACGATTTCGGTCGGGGGCACAGCACGTGACCGACAAGATGCCGACCAACTTCATGCATCTGGGGTTGATCGCGACACTGTTCCCGGGCGCGACGGTGATTCATTGTCGCCGCAATCCGATGGACGTGTTCGTCTCGTGTTATTGTCAGAACTTGAACGCCCCGTTTTGCGATCTGGACCAATTGGTCGTCTACCACCGCAACTATCGGCGGATGATGGCCCACTGGGAACGCGTCTTGCCGATCAAGATTCACACCAGCGACTACGAGTCGCTGGTCGCGCAACCTGAAACGCAGGCCCGCCAGATGATTCGTCATTGTGGATTGCCGTGGGACGATGCATGCTTGCAGTTTCACAGCAATGATCGCGCGGTGCACACGCCCAGCAAGTGGCAGGTGCGGCAACCGATGTATCGATCCTCGGTCGAGAAATGGCGCCGCTTTGAAAAGCATCTGGCACCGATCGCGGAACAGGTGTTCGCGGAGATCGATTCGGAAACCGCCACGACAATGCAGGGGGCGACGTAG
- a CDS encoding leucine-rich repeat domain-containing protein, translating to MTQEPNSTDAEASEGEAGGDPQTDAATQAGKLHRQLSARWIVLALLISMLVAANWPLQYSVTVSGGAVWAELPFDFGLRSEEAVRMIDPVEAGWPFRYYIRHSFPDGDAQVQWFGGAIGLNLAIATLFVAIVFLYLRPSERKTNRISLADLLFVVTLIASVMGYWRWQIRQSEADKAISERLSPYGQAMRQTYMPTVLDDLIPTSMRPIWTRTTAVNLQEPSDEQLQLACKLAYLRSLRIGGGQYDNTPLRRLPSMRYLQDVRIAGTELDGETVLALSQCSLLGQLNISHTNIASDALQHFAKLPRLSRLMAMETMIPFQAWQQCDLKNRLDVLVLSRPKTGTDGEIELESWPKLRHLTFQSLDEPLNSRLFAISLNDMPHLEHFGFDSFQFVDLDLRRLPKLEKVHLQYHNTQTRLADNDQMPYYAWIRRCVLKELPVLDSLRFYIRDFESIEMDDCAAMTYLVGTSKIMPGAGDATYDTSISGACTQRVIDQFGKLTGPPLLALRGCDLQNVDFAPLKQNSAVATLDFQYSSLAKKSADEIASLSATTIDLRNATVGVSFVNSLSSQMENLESLLINSDVNAIRVEDKPKLETIIFDQHNKSQITALRLINVPELRSPLVLSPIGNYLHVESAPKLSGLAVLSSLPEVKISGVAGLKWFLGGGEGMNDEAVSEVLKADGLTELTIAYPSASSQTFDRVPDLRSLKQLALPGAALDDELFQQWQLPETLTELDLRDCGLSAATTSHIIARGRWERLLLRGNEIDVRSLSELRNSPSLFELSLSGITINKQVIDAMGPLQSLMKLDLAGATIESGGLASIMDTASFLTEIDLTGASADWSEIDPMIRTNQALKFRLSPVDATVALITRLTVEERLILERDAFETWFQPPAPQLLGYDPRGLPVYADLDRDKGPSEFERPDWSTDFFRPDPDFIAPAGTVGVSAAPVGAGARSAIGRLLQSINFSGAGVDDIDNSNEVDEE from the coding sequence TTGACCCAAGAACCAAATTCGACCGACGCGGAAGCGTCCGAGGGCGAGGCGGGCGGCGATCCGCAGACCGACGCGGCGACCCAGGCCGGCAAGCTCCATCGTCAGCTCTCTGCTCGCTGGATCGTTTTGGCGTTGTTGATTTCGATGCTGGTTGCGGCCAATTGGCCACTGCAGTATTCCGTGACCGTTTCGGGCGGGGCGGTTTGGGCCGAGTTGCCGTTCGACTTCGGTCTGCGAAGCGAAGAGGCGGTGCGGATGATCGACCCTGTGGAAGCGGGTTGGCCGTTTCGCTACTACATTCGTCATTCGTTTCCCGATGGCGACGCCCAGGTTCAATGGTTCGGCGGCGCCATCGGTTTGAATCTGGCGATCGCCACCCTCTTTGTCGCGATCGTTTTCCTCTACTTGCGGCCTTCGGAACGAAAAACCAATCGAATTTCGCTCGCCGATTTGTTGTTTGTCGTCACGCTCATCGCTTCGGTGATGGGCTACTGGAGATGGCAGATCCGTCAGTCCGAGGCCGACAAAGCCATTTCCGAAAGACTTTCGCCCTACGGACAGGCGATGCGTCAGACGTACATGCCCACGGTTTTGGACGACCTGATTCCGACGTCGATGCGACCGATCTGGACGAGGACCACCGCCGTCAATCTCCAAGAACCCTCCGACGAACAACTGCAACTGGCGTGCAAGCTGGCGTACCTGAGATCCCTGCGGATCGGAGGCGGTCAGTACGACAACACGCCGCTCCGCCGTCTGCCCTCGATGCGTTATCTGCAGGATGTTCGAATCGCCGGCACCGAATTGGACGGGGAAACCGTGTTGGCGTTGTCACAGTGTTCGTTGCTCGGACAGCTGAACATTTCGCACACCAACATTGCGTCTGATGCGCTCCAGCACTTCGCAAAACTTCCGCGACTGTCACGGCTGATGGCCATGGAAACGATGATTCCGTTCCAGGCCTGGCAGCAGTGCGATCTGAAGAACAGGTTGGACGTCTTGGTCTTGTCTCGGCCGAAAACGGGGACCGACGGTGAAATCGAACTTGAATCGTGGCCCAAGTTACGGCACCTCACGTTTCAATCGCTTGACGAGCCGCTCAACTCGCGGCTGTTTGCGATTTCGCTGAACGACATGCCCCACCTTGAACACTTCGGTTTCGATTCGTTTCAGTTTGTCGATCTCGATCTACGGCGTTTGCCGAAACTTGAGAAGGTTCACTTGCAGTACCACAACACGCAGACCCGACTGGCCGACAACGACCAGATGCCATATTACGCATGGATTCGCCGGTGTGTTTTAAAAGAGCTGCCGGTGCTCGATTCCTTGCGGTTTTACATCCGCGACTTCGAATCCATCGAAATGGATGATTGCGCTGCGATGACGTATCTGGTCGGGACCAGCAAGATCATGCCGGGGGCTGGGGATGCGACCTATGACACGTCGATCAGCGGGGCGTGTACTCAACGAGTGATCGACCAGTTCGGAAAGCTGACCGGGCCGCCGCTGCTGGCCTTGCGAGGGTGTGATCTTCAAAACGTCGACTTTGCACCTCTGAAACAAAACTCCGCGGTTGCAACACTTGACTTTCAATACAGCTCATTGGCGAAAAAGTCAGCCGACGAGATTGCTTCGCTGTCTGCGACAACCATTGACCTGCGAAACGCTACGGTGGGTGTCTCGTTTGTCAACTCGCTTAGCTCCCAGATGGAAAATCTAGAATCGCTGCTGATCAATTCGGACGTCAACGCGATTCGCGTCGAAGACAAACCGAAACTTGAAACGATCATCTTTGACCAGCACAACAAATCACAGATCACCGCATTGCGATTGATCAATGTGCCAGAACTTCGGTCTCCCTTGGTTCTCTCCCCGATCGGAAACTACCTGCATGTGGAATCTGCCCCCAAGCTTTCCGGTTTGGCGGTTTTGAGTTCGCTTCCGGAGGTCAAAATCAGTGGCGTCGCCGGGTTGAAGTGGTTTCTCGGGGGCGGCGAGGGGATGAATGACGAAGCGGTTTCGGAGGTGCTCAAGGCCGACGGGTTGACTGAATTGACGATCGCGTATCCCTCGGCGTCCTCGCAAACGTTTGACCGGGTGCCGGACCTGCGATCGCTCAAGCAACTGGCCCTTCCCGGGGCGGCTCTCGACGACGAGTTGTTTCAACAGTGGCAGCTCCCCGAGACACTCACCGAGTTGGATCTTCGAGATTGCGGACTTTCGGCGGCGACGACGAGTCACATCATTGCTCGCGGACGCTGGGAGCGACTGCTGCTTCGGGGGAACGAGATCGATGTCCGTTCCCTATCCGAACTGCGAAACAGCCCCTCACTTTTTGAGCTCAGTCTGAGCGGAATCACCATCAACAAGCAGGTGATCGACGCGATGGGCCCCCTTCAATCTCTGATGAAGTTGGATCTTGCCGGCGCGACAATTGAATCGGGCGGACTTGCGTCGATCATGGACACTGCGAGTTTTTTGACCGAAATCGACCTCACCGGCGCGAGCGCTGATTGGTCGGAAATCGATCCGATGATCCGAACCAACCAAGCGCTCAAATTTCGACTTTCGCCGGTCGACGCGACGGTCGCCCTGATCACAAGACTGACCGTCGAGGAACGGTTGATATTGGAGCGTGATGCCTTCGAGACGTGGTTCCAGCCGCCGGCGCCCCAGTTATTGGGCTACGACCCGCGGGGGCTCCCCGTCTACGCGGATCTCGATCGCGACAAGGGACCGAGCGAATTCGAACGCCCCGACTGGTCAACCGATTTTTTCCGCCCCGATCCCGATTTCATCGCTCCGGCCGGAACCGTCGGCGTTTCCGCCGCCCCGGTCGGCGCGGGTGCCCGTTCGGCGATCGGCCGATTGCTGCAATCGATCAACTTCTCCGGCGCGGGCGTTGACGACATCGACAACTCAAACGAGGTGGACGAAGAATGA